In Dama dama isolate Ldn47 chromosome X, ASM3311817v1, whole genome shotgun sequence, one genomic interval encodes:
- the NKAP gene encoding NF-kappa-B-activating protein isoform X2, translated as MAPVSGSRSPEWEASSSGGKRRSSSKSPKPSKSSRSPRGRRSRSRSCSRSGDRNGLSHQLSGSSQGSRNQSYRSRSRSRSRERPSAPRGAPFASASSSAYYGGYSRPYGSDKPWPSLLDKEREESLRQKRLSERERIGELGAPEVWGLSPKNPEPDSDEHTPVEDEEPKKSTSSASTSEEKKKKKKKSSHSKERSKKRRKKKSSKRKHKRYSDDSDSDSDSDTDSSDEDTKRRAKKAKKKEKKKKRRSKKYKKKKSKKSRKDSSDSSSKESQEEFLENPWKDRSKPEEPSDLIGPEAPKTLASQDDKPLNYGHALLPGEGAAMAEYVKAGKRIPRRGEIGLTSEEIASFECSGYVMSGSRHRRMEAVRLRKENQIYSADEKRALASFNQEERRKRENKILASFREMVYRKTKGKEDK; from the exons ATGGCTCCGGTGTCTGGCTCCCGCAGCCCGGAGTGGGAGGCCTCGAGCTCCGGGGGGAAGCGTCGCAGTTCTTCGAAGAGCCCTAAGCCTAGCAAATCCTCTCGCTCCCCGCGCGGCCGCCGCTCTCGCTCGCGCTCTTGTTCTCGGTCCGGAGACCGGAATGGCCTCAGCCATCAGCTGAGTGGCTCCAGCCAAGGCTCCCGAAACCAGTCCTACCGTTCGCGCTCGCGGTCACGCTCTCGAGAGCGGCCCTCCGCACCTCGCGGCGCCCCTTTCGCTTCTGCCTCCTCGTCCGCCTATTATGGCGGCTACTCACGCCCCTACGGGAGCGACAAGCCGTGGCCTAGCCTCCTGGacaaggagagggaggagagctTGCGGCAGAA GAGActaagtgagagagagaggattGGAGAATTGGGAGCTCCTGAAGTGTGGGGACTTTCTCCAAAGAATCCAGAACCAGA CTCTGATGAACATACACCAGTAGAGGATGAAGAGCCAAAGAAAAGCACCAGTTCAGCTTCTACTTCagaag aaaagaagaagaagaagaagaagtctaGTCATTCAAAAGAAAGAtccaagaaaaggaggaagaaaaaatcatctaaaagaaaacacaagaggtATTCTGATGATAGTGACAGCGACTCTGATTCTGACACAGACTCCAGTG ATGAAGATACaaaaaggagagcaaagaaagccaagaaaaaggaaaagaagaagaaacgcAGATC gaagaaatataagaaaaagaagtCTAAGAAGAGCAGAAAAGATTCCAGTGACTCAAGTTCTAAAGAGTCCCAAGAAGAgtttctggagaatccctggaAGGATCGATCAA AACCTGAAGAACCCTCAGATTTGATTGGCCCAGAGGCTCCCAAAACACTTGCCTCTCAAGATGATAAACCTCTGAA CTATGGCCATGCTCTGTTACCCGGTGAAGGTGCAGCTATGGCTGAATATGTAAAAGCTGGAAAACGTATCCCACGAAGAGGTGAAATTGGCTTGACAAGTGAAGAAATTGCATCATTTGAATGTTCAGGCTATGTAATGAGTGGCAGCAG GCATCGCCGAATGGAAGCTGTGCGTCTGCGAAAAGAAAACCAGATCTATAGTGCTGATGAGAAGAGAGCCCTTGCATCCTTTAACCAAGAAGAGAGAcgaaagagagaaaacaagatcTTGGCCAGTTTTCGAGAGATGGTATACAGGAAAACTAAAGGGAAAGAGGACAAATAA
- the NKAP gene encoding NF-kappa-B-activating protein isoform X1 yields the protein MAPVSGSRSPEWEASSSGGKRRSSSKSPKPSKSSRSPRGRRSRSRSCSRSGDRNGLSHQLSGSSQGSRNQSYRSRSRSRSRERPSAPRGAPFASASSSAYYGGYSRPYGSDKPWPSLLDKEREESLRQKRLSERERIGELGAPEVWGLSPKNPEPDSDEHTPVEDEEPKKSTSSASTSEEEKKKKKKKSSHSKERSKKRRKKKSSKRKHKRYSDDSDSDSDSDTDSSDEDTKRRAKKAKKKEKKKKRRSKKYKKKKSKKSRKDSSDSSSKESQEEFLENPWKDRSKPEEPSDLIGPEAPKTLASQDDKPLNYGHALLPGEGAAMAEYVKAGKRIPRRGEIGLTSEEIASFECSGYVMSGSRHRRMEAVRLRKENQIYSADEKRALASFNQEERRKRENKILASFREMVYRKTKGKEDK from the exons ATGGCTCCGGTGTCTGGCTCCCGCAGCCCGGAGTGGGAGGCCTCGAGCTCCGGGGGGAAGCGTCGCAGTTCTTCGAAGAGCCCTAAGCCTAGCAAATCCTCTCGCTCCCCGCGCGGCCGCCGCTCTCGCTCGCGCTCTTGTTCTCGGTCCGGAGACCGGAATGGCCTCAGCCATCAGCTGAGTGGCTCCAGCCAAGGCTCCCGAAACCAGTCCTACCGTTCGCGCTCGCGGTCACGCTCTCGAGAGCGGCCCTCCGCACCTCGCGGCGCCCCTTTCGCTTCTGCCTCCTCGTCCGCCTATTATGGCGGCTACTCACGCCCCTACGGGAGCGACAAGCCGTGGCCTAGCCTCCTGGacaaggagagggaggagagctTGCGGCAGAA GAGActaagtgagagagagaggattGGAGAATTGGGAGCTCCTGAAGTGTGGGGACTTTCTCCAAAGAATCCAGAACCAGA CTCTGATGAACATACACCAGTAGAGGATGAAGAGCCAAAGAAAAGCACCAGTTCAGCTTCTACTTCagaag aagaaaagaagaagaagaagaagaagtctaGTCATTCAAAAGAAAGAtccaagaaaaggaggaagaaaaaatcatctaaaagaaaacacaagaggtATTCTGATGATAGTGACAGCGACTCTGATTCTGACACAGACTCCAGTG ATGAAGATACaaaaaggagagcaaagaaagccaagaaaaaggaaaagaagaagaaacgcAGATC gaagaaatataagaaaaagaagtCTAAGAAGAGCAGAAAAGATTCCAGTGACTCAAGTTCTAAAGAGTCCCAAGAAGAgtttctggagaatccctggaAGGATCGATCAA AACCTGAAGAACCCTCAGATTTGATTGGCCCAGAGGCTCCCAAAACACTTGCCTCTCAAGATGATAAACCTCTGAA CTATGGCCATGCTCTGTTACCCGGTGAAGGTGCAGCTATGGCTGAATATGTAAAAGCTGGAAAACGTATCCCACGAAGAGGTGAAATTGGCTTGACAAGTGAAGAAATTGCATCATTTGAATGTTCAGGCTATGTAATGAGTGGCAGCAG GCATCGCCGAATGGAAGCTGTGCGTCTGCGAAAAGAAAACCAGATCTATAGTGCTGATGAGAAGAGAGCCCTTGCATCCTTTAACCAAGAAGAGAGAcgaaagagagaaaacaagatcTTGGCCAGTTTTCGAGAGATGGTATACAGGAAAACTAAAGGGAAAGAGGACAAATAA